A single region of the Vicia villosa cultivar HV-30 ecotype Madison, WI linkage group LG4, Vvil1.0, whole genome shotgun sequence genome encodes:
- the LOC131594137 gene encoding peamaclein-like isoform X2 has protein sequence MKPAFAALLLVCLILCSSMFEISALGVGSFCSAKCGQRCSKAGRRDRCLNFCGICCNKCKCVPSGTYGNKHECPCYRDMRNSKGTPKCP, from the exons ATGAAGCCAGCATTTGCAGCTCTTCTACTTGTGTGTCTTATCCTCTGCTCATCTATGTTTGAAATCTCAGCACTTGGTGTTG GTAGTTTCTGTTCGGCGAAATGCGGGCAAAGGTGTTCGAAAGCTGGGAGGAGAGACAGATGCTTGAATTTCTGTGGAATATGTTGCAATAAGTGTAAGTGTGTGCCATCAGGAACATATGGTAACAAACATGAGTGTCCTTGTTACAGAGACATGAGGAACTCAAAGGGAACCCCAAAATGTCCTTAA
- the LOC131594137 gene encoding peamaclein-like isoform X1 has product MKPAFAALLLVCLILCSSMFEISALGVGAGSFCSAKCGQRCSKAGRRDRCLNFCGICCNKCKCVPSGTYGNKHECPCYRDMRNSKGTPKCP; this is encoded by the exons ATGAAGCCAGCATTTGCAGCTCTTCTACTTGTGTGTCTTATCCTCTGCTCATCTATGTTTGAAATCTCAGCACTTGGTGTTG GTGCAGGTAGTTTCTGTTCGGCGAAATGCGGGCAAAGGTGTTCGAAAGCTGGGAGGAGAGACAGATGCTTGAATTTCTGTGGAATATGTTGCAATAAGTGTAAGTGTGTGCCATCAGGAACATATGGTAACAAACATGAGTGTCCTTGTTACAGAGACATGAGGAACTCAAAGGGAACCCCAAAATGTCCTTAA
- the LOC131594139 gene encoding E3 ubiquitin-protein ligase APD3-like, which translates to MSMHRSLWLPLSNPTTYQSLMDPIPITPTHSHSIGWQETWPFILATLSIYFCVSVSLLYGFYGDSRLILGPSSSRLVKVTSVFVEQIQVSNEYTTSKNHVHLYAFNEKPELSSQTNWTTSKFLSLQAYSRKGISLWLNKGSTIFLRWEADAGSLNQLKGIVIKGERRYEKLKPKQTTFPEAMPMVVKESHNGKEAEYIVEEDDRYHIAVLNMNPRNIILTMNVNVSAKIYDTTKSTNMCSTWNGSCKLDTFFPITYYVILTSSKNGNNDDDDAWFVEVSFLARVFSYVILLGMFMIVIFLILKCLGSGDGDNDNVVAAQEVTETEPLVHAQTNIVTYGTNKFHEKEDSESESDALSSSSEELYNEKLCIICYDEQRNCFFVPCGHCATCYDCAQRIMNGESKVCPVCRRLLHRVRRLFNS; encoded by the exons ATGTCCATGCATAGATCACTATGGTTACCATTGTCCAATCCAACAACATACCAATCTTTAATGGATCCAATTCCAATAACTCCAACTCATTCTCATTCTATTGGATGGCAAGAAACTTGGCCTTTCATTCTTGCAACCCTCTCAATTTATTTTTGtgtttcagttagtcttttataTGGATTCTATGGCGATTCTCGTTTGATTCTTGGTCCAAGTTCGTCGCGTTTGGTGAAAGTAACTTCAGTTTTTGTCGAACAAATTCAAGTATCTAATGAGTATACTACTAGTaaaaatcatgttcatctttaTGCGTTCAATGAGAAACCTGAGTTAAGTTCCCAGACAAATTGGACTACGTCGAAGTTTTTATCTCTTCAAGCGTATAGTCGGAAG ggAATTTCTTTGTGGTTAAATAAAGGCTCTACTATATTTTTGAGGTGGGAAGCAGATGCTGGTAGTTTAAATCAACTCAAAGGGATAGTGATTAAAG GAGAAAGGAGGTATGAAAAACTAAAGCCTAAACAAACTACCTTCCCTGAGGCAATGCCAATGGTTGTCAAAGAGTCTCACAATG GTAAAGAAGCTGAATACATTGTTGAGGAAGATGATAGGTACCACATTGCTGTTCTAAACATGAATCCAAGGAACATAATCTTGACCATGAATGTCAATGTTTCTGCAAAGATATATGACACTACAAAGTCCACAAATATGTGCTCTACTTGGAATGGATCATGCAAACTTGACACTTTTTTCCCTATCACATATTATGTAATCCTCACATCATCAAAAAAT ggaaataatgatgatgatgatgcatgGTTTGTTGAAGTTTCTTTCTTGGCTCGAGTTTTTTCCTATGTAATTCTTCTAG GAATGTTCATGATAGTGATTTTTCTGATATTGAAATGTCTTGGCAGTGGCGATGGTGATAACGATAATGTAGTTGCAGCGCAAGAAGTAACCGAAACCGAACCTCTCGTACATGCGCAGACGAATATAGTGACTTATGGAACAAACAAGTTTCATGAAAAAGaagactcagaatcagaatcagatgcGTTAAGTAGTTCTTCGGAAGAGTTATACAACGAAAAGTTGTGTATAATTTGTTATGATGAGCAAAGAAATTGTTTCTTTGTTCCTTGTGGTCATTGCGCTACTTGCTATGATTGTGCACAAAG GATTATGAATGGGGAGAGTAAGGTTTGTCCTGTTTGCAGGAGACTTCTTCATAGAGTGAGAAGATTGTTCAATAGTTAG